From the Cryptomeria japonica chromosome 2, Sugi_1.0, whole genome shotgun sequence genome, one window contains:
- the LOC131049840 gene encoding ethylene-responsive transcription factor ERF016, whose product MVKSLAKQKPQNSIEKTQPHFKGARMRKWGKWVSEIRMPNSRARIWLGSYDSPQQAARAYDCAVYCLRGSTSEFNFPDSLPEIPSASSLSPAQIQAVAAKFAVEEFRQPLKYNTTFFGSESLSCVESEESIEEQNWIVLDSLLEDVETGQSSNLEILSLGDIDFLLF is encoded by the coding sequence ATGGTCAAATCCTTAGCAAAGCAGAAACCCCAAAATAGCATAGAGAAGACGCAACCACATTTCAAGGGAGCGCGAATGAGAAAATGGGGGAAATGGGTTTCCGAAATCAGAATGCCCAATTCCCGAGCTAGAATCTGGCTGGGCTCTTACGATTCCCCTCAGCAGGCCGCTCGCGCTTACGATTGTGCAGTTTATTGTCTGCGAGGATCGACTTCCGAGTTCAATTTTCCCGATTCTCTGCCGGAAATTCCGTCGGCCTCCTCGCTGTCTCCCGCTCAGATTCAAGCTGTTGCAGCCAAGTTTGCCGTAGAAGAATTTCGGCAGCCCCTGAAGTATAACACCACATTTTTCGGTTCTGAATCGCTGTCTTGTGTAGAGAGCGAAGAAAGTATAGAGGAGCAGAATTGGATAGTGTTGGATTCACTTCTTGAAGATGTTGAGACCGGACAGTCCTCAAATTTAGAGATTCTTTCATTAGGGGatattgattttcttttgttttga